One window of the Streptomyces asoensis genome contains the following:
- a CDS encoding zinc-binding dehydrogenase yields the protein MDTMLAGRFHLDSKKFVVEEVPVPVPGPGEVLIEVKAAGVCLSDVHLIDGSLVPLFATSDVVTVGHEVSGVIHTPGPDLKRGLTVGTRVTLEAGKTCGRCAGCVRHRPCTQMLTAGIDYDGGWAQYTVAREDTLIPIPDSLPFDQAAIIPDAVSTPYAAVVATAGVRPAQSVGVWGVGGVGAHNVRLARLVGAAPIIAVDPLPSARERALAFGADIALDPTAPDFADQVRTATAGRGLDFAFDCAGVPAVREQAASVLGLGGSLILVGITPRPLTITEGLTFNYMQKQVRGHYGGFPESVTELVQLTAAGRLDLAPSITDHVPLAEAADAVHRLENKIGDPIRLILVP from the coding sequence ATGGACACCATGCTCGCCGGACGGTTCCACCTGGACAGCAAGAAGTTCGTCGTGGAAGAGGTCCCCGTCCCCGTGCCCGGACCGGGCGAGGTCCTCATCGAGGTCAAGGCCGCCGGCGTCTGCCTCTCGGACGTTCACCTGATCGACGGCTCCCTCGTCCCGCTGTTCGCGACCTCCGACGTGGTCACCGTCGGCCACGAGGTCTCCGGTGTGATCCACACTCCCGGCCCCGACCTCAAGCGCGGGCTGACCGTCGGCACCCGCGTCACCCTGGAGGCCGGCAAGACCTGCGGCCGGTGCGCCGGCTGCGTGCGCCACCGCCCCTGCACCCAGATGCTCACCGCCGGCATCGACTACGACGGCGGCTGGGCCCAGTACACCGTCGCCCGCGAGGACACCCTCATCCCCATCCCCGACAGCCTCCCCTTCGACCAGGCCGCGATCATCCCCGACGCGGTCTCCACCCCCTACGCCGCCGTCGTCGCCACCGCAGGCGTACGCCCCGCCCAGTCCGTCGGCGTCTGGGGCGTCGGCGGAGTCGGCGCACACAACGTACGCCTCGCCCGCCTGGTCGGTGCCGCACCGATCATCGCCGTCGACCCGCTGCCCAGCGCCCGGGAACGAGCCCTGGCCTTCGGCGCGGACATCGCACTCGACCCGACCGCCCCCGACTTCGCCGACCAGGTACGCACGGCCACTGCCGGACGAGGCCTCGACTTCGCCTTCGACTGCGCCGGCGTTCCCGCCGTCCGCGAGCAGGCCGCCTCCGTGCTCGGCCTGGGCGGTTCCCTGATCCTGGTCGGCATCACGCCCAGGCCCCTCACCATCACCGAAGGCCTGACCTTCAACTACATGCAGAAGCAGGTGCGCGGCCACTACGGCGGCTTCCCCGAATCCGTCACCGAGCTCGTGCAGCTGACCGCAGCCGGCCGCCTCGACCTTGCCCCCTCCATCACCGACCATGTCCCGCTCGCCGAGGCGGCCGACGCCGTCCACCGGCTGGAGAACAAGATCGGCGACCCGATCCGTCTCATCCTCGTCCCCTGA
- a CDS encoding MFS transporter: protein MMTSPLMAVLMLRDLGLAPWQYGLALGLPCLGGVLGSRLTPPLTRRFGQRRILLVSGVARTLWTILLPLAPSGAVGVFTIVAADFGLLFAAGVFNPSFTTYRMEATQDAFMSRVGISWSVSSKTCQAVFMIAGGLIADAAGVRGALVIAGALCTASALLLPWRKAHTATGGVPAPAGEAVPSQADAP, encoded by the coding sequence ATGATGACGTCGCCGCTGATGGCCGTCCTGATGCTGCGTGACCTCGGCCTCGCGCCGTGGCAGTACGGGCTCGCTCTGGGGCTGCCGTGTCTGGGCGGCGTGCTGGGTTCACGCCTGACCCCGCCGCTGACCCGGCGGTTCGGACAGCGCCGGATTCTGCTGGTGTCCGGTGTCGCACGCACGCTCTGGACGATCCTGTTGCCGCTGGCGCCTTCCGGTGCCGTCGGCGTGTTCACGATCGTGGCCGCCGACTTCGGCCTGCTCTTCGCCGCCGGCGTCTTCAACCCGTCGTTCACCACCTACCGCATGGAGGCCACACAGGACGCGTTCATGTCCCGCGTCGGCATTTCCTGGTCGGTCAGCTCGAAGACGTGCCAGGCAGTCTTCATGATCGCCGGTGGCCTCATCGCCGATGCGGCGGGCGTCCGCGGCGCGCTGGTCATCGCCGGGGCGTTGTGTACGGCGAGCGCGCTCCTCCTGCCATGGCGGAAGGCACACACCGCCACCGGAGGCGTTCCGGCACCCGCGGGGGAGGCGGTCCCGTCGCAGGCCGACGCCCCGTGA
- a CDS encoding MFS transporter has translation MGRQIPLGEDFRRLWGAYGVSAAGSAVAMGALPLVALLVLHSSAFQVSLLTALSAVASAVIALPLGVRIEHQYKRPVMITADLARCAVLLSVPVAAAFGGLTFAHLCVVGILQTAASVAFDAASGAHLKALVLPEHRLRANSLFETTNWISVSAGPPVGGLLVGVLGPTATMTVDAASFLGSALGVRRIRRPEPAPPTPGAAPRLGRDIVAGWQYLLRHPGGTATRCSTTPCSSAAPS, from the coding sequence TTGGGACGGCAGATCCCGCTCGGGGAGGACTTCCGGCGGTTGTGGGGCGCCTACGGGGTCAGTGCTGCGGGCAGCGCCGTCGCCATGGGGGCATTGCCGCTGGTCGCCCTCCTGGTGCTGCATTCCTCGGCGTTCCAGGTCTCCCTGCTCACCGCTCTGTCCGCCGTGGCCAGTGCGGTGATCGCACTGCCGCTCGGTGTCCGTATCGAGCATCAGTACAAGCGGCCCGTCATGATCACCGCCGATCTGGCCCGCTGCGCGGTGCTGCTGAGCGTGCCGGTCGCGGCGGCCTTCGGTGGGCTCACATTCGCCCACCTGTGTGTCGTCGGCATCCTCCAGACGGCCGCGTCCGTCGCGTTCGACGCGGCCAGCGGCGCGCACCTCAAGGCGCTTGTCCTGCCCGAGCACCGCCTGCGTGCCAACAGCCTGTTCGAGACCACCAACTGGATCAGCGTCAGCGCCGGGCCGCCCGTCGGCGGGCTCCTGGTCGGTGTCCTGGGCCCCACCGCCACGATGACGGTCGACGCCGCGTCGTTCCTCGGATCCGCCCTTGGTGTCCGCCGCATCCGGCGGCCCGAACCCGCGCCACCGACACCCGGCGCCGCCCCTCGCCTGGGCCGCGACATCGTCGCCGGCTGGCAGTACCTCCTGCGGCATCCAGGAGGTACTGCCACCCGCTGTTCTACAACTCCCTGCTCTTCGGCGGCTCCATCATGA
- a CDS encoding class I SAM-dependent methyltransferase, translated as MSSQRDRWAELTGGQAGEEYALRFARLAESGHDIHGEAAFCDALLKPAVRVLDAGCGTGRIAIRLAVLGHLCTGVDLDRSMLAVARRNAPDQEWLHGDLARLDDLGLEPGFDLALAAGNVIPLLAPGTGPAVVRQLAAVLSIGGLLVTGMGLDAEHLPLPEPTVTLTEFDQWCTQAGLTLRQRFATWDGDPYRPDGGYAVSVHSRSTD; from the coding sequence ATGAGCAGCCAACGCGACCGCTGGGCGGAACTGACAGGCGGACAGGCCGGAGAGGAGTACGCCCTGCGGTTCGCGCGGCTCGCGGAATCAGGCCACGACATCCACGGCGAGGCCGCTTTCTGTGACGCGCTGCTGAAACCCGCCGTGCGGGTACTCGACGCCGGCTGCGGCACCGGGCGGATCGCGATCAGGCTTGCCGTGCTGGGTCACCTCTGCACGGGCGTGGACCTCGACCGCTCCATGCTCGCCGTCGCGCGCCGCAATGCCCCCGACCAGGAATGGCTCCACGGTGACCTGGCCCGCCTGGACGACCTCGGTCTGGAACCCGGCTTCGACCTGGCGCTCGCCGCCGGAAACGTCATCCCCCTGCTGGCCCCCGGTACCGGACCAGCGGTCGTCCGGCAACTGGCCGCCGTACTGAGCATCGGCGGACTGCTGGTCACCGGCATGGGACTGGACGCGGAACACCTGCCGCTGCCGGAACCGACAGTGACGCTGACGGAGTTCGACCAGTGGTGCACGCAGGCCGGACTGACCTTGCGGCAGCGCTTCGCCACCTGGGACGGCGACCCTTACCGTCCAGACGGCGGCTACGCCGTCAGCGTGCACTCCCGCTCCACCGACTGA
- a CDS encoding ArsR/SmtB family transcription factor, which produces MTEERPEAAEVVDSVLGALADPTRRQLLDLLAAQGEATATTLAERLPVSRQAVVKHLAVLDAAGLVSGGRVGREVRYAVRPAALDTTARWMASLAADWDRRLANIKRVAEAAERDPDSARPD; this is translated from the coding sequence GTGACGGAAGAACGCCCCGAAGCCGCCGAGGTCGTCGACAGCGTCCTCGGCGCGCTGGCCGACCCGACGCGACGCCAACTGCTTGATCTGCTCGCCGCACAGGGTGAGGCCACTGCCACGACACTCGCCGAACGACTGCCCGTCTCGCGGCAGGCAGTGGTCAAACACCTCGCCGTCCTGGACGCCGCCGGGCTGGTTTCCGGCGGCCGGGTCGGACGCGAGGTTCGCTACGCGGTGCGACCCGCGGCGCTGGACACGACGGCGCGGTGGATGGCCTCGCTCGCGGCGGACTGGGACCGACGGTTGGCGAACATCAAACGCGTCGCCGAGGCAGCGGAACGGGATCCGGATTCGGCACGCCCCGACTGA
- a CDS encoding TetR/AcrR family transcriptional regulator: protein MPVRRTKAVTVRRMKKVKGSPRGTRRRDVPLTEAGIHAAALRLIDADGVEALTMRKLATALDANPMSPYHHVPNKDALLRGVTRMVGAQFRTVTLEDAPWQERIRLLATDFRTLAHRHPNLMAYSFSQPDIIQPEDPFWAALIATLEASGVSHEEIPQVAALMCAVVIGVLIAELSGALHQWSNLKPTTPAAGEDWSPDVGPEEDRMFRLVLDTIIAGLESRLAAAGDGEDIRRGVSPEAGP from the coding sequence ATGCCCGTGCGCCGCACGAAAGCCGTTACCGTACGACGTATGAAAAAGGTGAAGGGCTCCCCGCGGGGAACAAGGAGGAGAGACGTACCTCTGACCGAGGCCGGGATCCATGCCGCCGCCCTGCGGCTCATCGACGCGGACGGGGTCGAGGCGCTCACCATGCGCAAACTCGCGACCGCGCTGGATGCGAACCCGATGTCGCCGTACCACCACGTGCCGAACAAGGACGCACTGCTGCGCGGCGTGACGAGGATGGTCGGCGCCCAGTTCCGTACCGTGACGCTGGAGGACGCTCCCTGGCAGGAGCGCATCCGCCTGCTCGCCACGGATTTCCGGACGCTGGCGCACCGCCACCCCAACCTCATGGCCTACTCGTTCAGCCAGCCGGACATCATCCAGCCCGAAGACCCGTTCTGGGCTGCGCTCATCGCGACACTGGAAGCCTCAGGGGTATCGCACGAAGAGATCCCGCAGGTCGCCGCGCTCATGTGCGCCGTCGTCATCGGTGTCCTCATCGCCGAGCTCAGCGGCGCGCTTCACCAGTGGTCGAACCTCAAGCCCACTACCCCCGCCGCCGGCGAAGACTGGTCCCCGGACGTAGGCCCTGAGGAGGACCGCATGTTCCGTCTGGTGCTCGACACGATCATCGCGGGCCTGGAGAGCCGGCTCGCCGCCGCTGGTGACGGCGAGGACATCCGCCGAGGCGTTTCGCCCGAGGCGGGCCCGTAG
- a CDS encoding bifunctional cytochrome P450/NADPH--P450 reductase, whose amino-acid sequence MTTSNSLRPIRSPRGIPLLGHTPQIPGTNPVEYFGELSEQFPEGIYGMDIAGIEQVFVYDPDLVAEVCDETRFFKQIEKTPLAHVRDYAGAGLFTAHQHEEEWGMAHRVLMPAFSQRAMKAYYGQMLEIAQNLVGKWESREGQPVNITDDYTRLTLDTIALTGFGYRFGSFAEEELHPFLNALLESLVESLRRSQELPMMTKLRKADDKKYRANIQQMQDLVESVIKERRQGKGTGEDDLLGLMLEATDPETGKSLDDDNVRDQVLTFLIAGHETTSGLLSFATYSLMRNPHILAQAYAEVDRLMPGDTVPDYDTIMQMDVIPRILEETLRLWAPIPMIGKSPLEDTVIGGCYELKKGARVNIIEGPLHTHPKAWERPQEFDINRWLPENRVNHHPHAYKPFGNGVRACIGRQFALTEARLALALVLQKFKFSDMTDYKMDVKEALTRKPGGFELNVRTRQEHERTVFGAVDRQTDDTRAQAAVSGVGVNLTVAYGSSLGSCEDLARTIADRGERSGFGTTLTSLDELGDNLPTEGLLVVVAASYNGKAPDNAQRFDELIAAGLPQGSLSNVRFALLGAGNTQWVATYQAFPTRIDEALLAAGATPVVERGIADAAGDFDGMASRWTDTLWATLAEEYAADTSEASGPRYQVQLLTEADVRPAIVSELAYPLSVVANEELVADATGLWDFSLEPPRPSAKSITIELPEGVTYDTGNHLAVFAKNEPALVDRALARLGVDRDQVLRLDQPAGGRTHLPVGTPVTAGLLLTEFLELQDVATRSQVRILAGHTECPWTRPQLEAYTADTEDAEERYQKEILGKRVSVLGLLERFPAVELPLAVFLEMMGPIRPRFYSISSAPPANPRHVRLTVGLLEGPALSGDGRYRGTCSTYIAGLEPGDVLYGYVRVPSPTFAPPADPATPLILIGPGTGIAPLRGFLEERAWQHANGTQAGLSQVFVGCRHPEHDYFYRQEMQDWEQAGIAQVHTAYSAVTGHPARFVQNAIANAADTVWQAIEDGAYIYVCGDGRRMAPAVREALAVVYREHTGGDDEAAQQWLAQLEADERYQQDVFA is encoded by the coding sequence ATGACCACGTCGAACAGCCTTCGCCCCATTCGGTCCCCGCGCGGGATACCCCTCCTCGGCCACACGCCGCAGATCCCCGGCACCAACCCGGTGGAGTACTTCGGCGAGCTGTCCGAGCAGTTCCCCGAGGGCATCTACGGCATGGACATCGCCGGCATCGAGCAGGTCTTCGTCTATGACCCGGACCTGGTGGCCGAGGTCTGTGACGAGACGCGGTTCTTCAAGCAGATCGAGAAGACACCGCTGGCCCATGTCCGGGACTACGCGGGGGCGGGACTGTTCACGGCCCACCAGCACGAAGAGGAATGGGGCATGGCGCACCGTGTCCTCATGCCGGCCTTCAGCCAGCGGGCCATGAAGGCCTACTACGGGCAGATGCTGGAGATCGCCCAGAACCTTGTGGGCAAGTGGGAGAGCCGGGAGGGACAGCCGGTCAACATCACCGACGACTACACCCGACTGACCCTGGACACCATCGCCCTGACGGGGTTCGGCTACCGGTTCGGCTCCTTCGCCGAGGAGGAGCTGCACCCCTTCCTCAACGCGCTGCTGGAGTCGCTGGTGGAGTCGCTGCGGCGCTCGCAGGAGCTGCCGATGATGACCAAGCTCCGCAAGGCCGACGACAAGAAATACCGCGCGAACATCCAGCAGATGCAGGACCTGGTCGAGAGTGTGATCAAGGAGCGCCGTCAGGGGAAGGGCACGGGTGAGGACGATCTGCTGGGTCTGATGCTGGAGGCCACCGACCCGGAGACCGGCAAGTCGCTGGACGACGACAACGTCCGTGACCAGGTGCTGACTTTCCTGATCGCCGGTCACGAGACCACCAGTGGTCTGCTGTCGTTCGCCACGTACTCGCTGATGCGTAACCCGCACATCCTGGCCCAGGCCTATGCCGAGGTCGACCGGCTGATGCCCGGCGACACCGTCCCGGACTACGACACGATCATGCAGATGGATGTGATCCCGCGCATCCTCGAGGAAACCCTGCGCCTGTGGGCGCCCATCCCGATGATCGGCAAGTCCCCGCTGGAGGACACCGTCATCGGCGGCTGCTACGAGCTGAAGAAGGGCGCGCGGGTCAACATCATCGAGGGCCCGCTGCACACCCACCCCAAGGCGTGGGAGCGGCCGCAGGAGTTCGACATCAACCGGTGGCTGCCGGAGAACCGGGTCAACCACCACCCGCACGCCTACAAGCCGTTCGGCAACGGCGTGCGTGCCTGCATCGGCCGGCAGTTCGCGCTCACCGAGGCCCGTCTGGCCCTCGCGCTGGTGCTGCAAAAGTTCAAGTTCTCCGACATGACCGACTACAAGATGGACGTCAAGGAGGCTTTGACGCGCAAGCCCGGCGGCTTCGAACTGAACGTGCGCACCCGTCAGGAGCACGAGCGGACCGTCTTCGGCGCCGTGGACCGGCAGACGGATGACACGCGGGCGCAGGCCGCGGTCAGCGGTGTAGGGGTGAACCTCACCGTCGCCTACGGCTCCAGCCTCGGCTCGTGCGAGGACCTGGCGCGCACCATCGCCGACCGCGGCGAGCGCTCCGGCTTCGGCACCACACTGACCAGCCTGGACGAGCTGGGCGACAACCTGCCCACCGAGGGACTGCTCGTGGTCGTCGCCGCCAGCTACAACGGCAAGGCGCCGGACAACGCCCAGCGTTTCGACGAGCTGATCGCCGCCGGACTCCCGCAGGGCTCCCTGTCGAACGTGCGGTTCGCGCTGCTCGGCGCCGGCAACACCCAGTGGGTGGCCACCTACCAGGCCTTCCCCACGCGGATCGACGAAGCACTGCTGGCCGCCGGAGCCACCCCGGTGGTGGAGCGCGGAATCGCCGACGCCGCCGGTGACTTCGACGGCATGGCCTCCCGCTGGACGGACACCCTGTGGGCCACCCTGGCCGAGGAGTACGCCGCCGACACCTCCGAGGCGAGCGGACCGCGCTATCAGGTTCAGCTGCTCACCGAGGCGGATGTGCGCCCGGCGATCGTCTCCGAGCTGGCCTACCCCCTCTCGGTGGTCGCCAACGAGGAACTCGTGGCCGACGCGACCGGGTTGTGGGACTTCAGCCTCGAGCCGCCGCGTCCTTCCGCGAAGTCCATCACCATCGAACTGCCCGAGGGCGTCACCTACGACACCGGTAACCACCTGGCTGTCTTCGCCAAGAACGAGCCCGCCCTGGTCGACCGCGCCCTCGCCCGCCTCGGCGTCGACCGCGACCAGGTCCTGCGTCTGGACCAGCCCGCAGGCGGCCGGACGCACCTGCCGGTCGGCACGCCGGTCACCGCGGGTCTGCTGCTCACCGAGTTTCTGGAGCTACAGGATGTGGCCACCCGCAGCCAGGTGCGCATCCTGGCGGGGCACACCGAGTGCCCGTGGACTCGGCCGCAGCTGGAGGCGTACACGGCGGACACCGAGGATGCCGAGGAGCGCTACCAGAAGGAGATCCTCGGCAAGCGCGTTTCGGTGCTGGGCCTGCTGGAGCGCTTCCCCGCGGTCGAGCTGCCGCTGGCCGTCTTCCTGGAGATGATGGGGCCGATCCGTCCCCGCTTCTACTCCATCTCCTCGGCCCCGCCGGCCAACCCGCGCCACGTGCGCCTGACCGTCGGCCTGCTGGAGGGCCCGGCCCTGTCCGGTGACGGCCGGTACCGCGGCACCTGCTCCACCTACATCGCAGGCCTGGAGCCGGGAGATGTCCTCTACGGCTACGTGCGTGTGCCTTCCCCGACCTTCGCCCCGCCGGCCGACCCCGCCACGCCGCTGATCCTCATCGGCCCCGGCACCGGCATCGCGCCGCTGCGCGGCTTCCTGGAGGAGCGTGCCTGGCAGCACGCGAACGGCACGCAGGCCGGCCTGTCGCAGGTCTTCGTCGGCTGCCGCCACCCGGAGCACGACTACTTCTACCGCCAGGAGATGCAGGACTGGGAGCAGGCCGGGATCGCTCAGGTCCACACCGCGTACTCCGCGGTGACCGGCCACCCGGCCCGGTTCGTGCAGAACGCCATCGCCAACGCCGCCGACACGGTGTGGCAGGCCATCGAAGACGGCGCGTACATCTACGTCTGCGGTGACGGCCGCCGGATGGCGCCCGCTGTCCGTGAGGCCCTCGCCGTGGTCTACCGCGAGCACACCGGCGGCGACGACGAGGCCGCCCAGCAGTGGCTCGCCCAGCTCGAGGCCGACGAGCGCTACCAGCAGGACGTCTTCGCCTGA
- a CDS encoding phosphatase PAP2 family protein produces the protein MGRHPRAILWAAAGVVTLGFLIALEVAARRCGLPGPISNQVGELIFPPKSGFLLYASLALMMVVLTWRQRFIAAGAALGIDAVFFLVRRAVDAEVTEGHPFGNGALWVMLGYAVIAVTRRTGEERVLLLKGVGLGLLLVAGRKTGDIWLVITSKTRPMVLDQYVATADHALGAPSWLAGRIVTATGSIGFNFLDVVYGQLAVAAVIVALYQLRGVAVERRFPGHHLVRTFMVIGLLGPAIYMIFPVVGPVFAYGTGAEHWASVSLWAQTPPSEQWAVANLWPVTPSPIAVPHHMPFDEITPRNCMPSLHTAWATAIFIHSRKGPRLLRFAGTFWLIATLAATLGFGYHYGVDLIAGVVFACTIEAALRSLARGWDRSGTQLVAYGATVFVALLVSYRYLPLEMAEHPWVSGPLLVLAMTSVVYGYVRTTALWEPRTASARQPEPQPELI, from the coding sequence GTGGGGCGTCATCCCCGGGCGATACTGTGGGCCGCGGCGGGTGTGGTCACCCTCGGGTTCCTCATCGCGCTGGAAGTCGCGGCGCGTCGCTGCGGCCTGCCGGGGCCGATCAGCAACCAGGTGGGGGAGCTGATATTCCCTCCCAAATCGGGCTTCCTGTTGTACGCCAGCTTGGCGTTGATGATGGTGGTTCTCACCTGGCGGCAACGGTTCATCGCGGCTGGTGCCGCGCTCGGTATCGACGCCGTTTTCTTCCTGGTCCGGCGGGCGGTCGACGCCGAGGTGACCGAAGGCCACCCATTCGGCAACGGCGCGTTGTGGGTAATGCTGGGCTATGCGGTCATCGCTGTCACGCGCCGCACCGGCGAGGAACGCGTCCTGCTGCTGAAGGGCGTCGGGCTGGGCCTGCTGCTGGTGGCCGGCCGAAAGACCGGCGACATCTGGCTGGTCATCACCTCGAAGACCCGCCCCATGGTGCTCGACCAGTACGTCGCAACCGCTGATCACGCGCTGGGTGCGCCGTCGTGGCTGGCGGGTCGGATTGTCACTGCCACCGGCTCGATCGGCTTCAATTTTCTCGACGTCGTCTACGGCCAGCTCGCGGTGGCCGCGGTCATCGTCGCGCTGTACCAACTGCGTGGCGTGGCGGTCGAGCGTCGCTTCCCGGGTCACCATCTGGTGCGCACCTTCATGGTGATCGGCCTCCTCGGGCCGGCCATCTACATGATCTTCCCGGTGGTCGGACCGGTCTTCGCCTACGGCACCGGTGCCGAGCACTGGGCGTCGGTCAGCCTGTGGGCGCAGACGCCGCCCAGCGAGCAGTGGGCGGTGGCCAACCTGTGGCCGGTAACGCCGTCTCCGATCGCTGTCCCGCACCACATGCCGTTCGACGAGATCACCCCACGCAACTGCATGCCCAGCCTGCACACGGCGTGGGCCACCGCGATCTTCATTCATTCCCGGAAGGGCCCGCGGCTCTTGCGCTTCGCGGGCACGTTCTGGCTGATTGCCACGCTCGCCGCAACGCTGGGATTCGGCTACCACTACGGAGTGGATCTCATTGCCGGGGTGGTGTTCGCGTGCACGATCGAGGCAGCTCTGCGCTCGCTCGCCCGCGGCTGGGATCGATCAGGAACCCAGCTGGTCGCCTACGGTGCGACGGTCTTCGTTGCACTCTTGGTGTCATACCGCTACCTGCCGTTGGAGATGGCCGAGCATCCGTGGGTGTCCGGGCCGCTTCTCGTGCTGGCGATGACCTCGGTGGTCTACGGCTACGTACGGACCACCGCACTGTGGGAACCGAGGACCGCATCAGCGCGGCAACCGGAACCGCAGCCCGAACTCATCTGA
- a CDS encoding ATP-binding protein, with product MAPDEHLMRAGYALGGDDGCIADARHHAAAFLDRAVAEHHLPVSARARDLTQLVVSELVTNARKYAPGPVLMELRITAHAVDVIVWDSDPTVPAARPADPDRIGQHGLEIVKAVTEDLFIEQQPVGKRITARIPLLDPLAATPPPAA from the coding sequence ATGGCGCCGGATGAACACCTGATGCGCGCCGGCTACGCCCTGGGCGGAGACGACGGCTGTATCGCCGACGCCCGCCACCACGCCGCCGCCTTCCTCGACCGGGCCGTCGCCGAGCACCACCTGCCCGTATCCGCACGGGCGAGGGACCTCACCCAGTTGGTGGTCAGCGAGCTGGTCACCAACGCCCGCAAGTACGCTCCCGGCCCCGTCCTGATGGAACTGCGCATCACCGCCCACGCCGTGGACGTCATCGTGTGGGACAGCGACCCCACCGTCCCCGCCGCCCGGCCCGCCGACCCCGACAGAATCGGCCAGCACGGCCTGGAGATCGTCAAGGCCGTCACCGAGGACCTCTTCATCGAGCAGCAGCCGGTCGGCAAACGCATCACGGCCCGCATCCCCCTGCTCGACCCCCTGGCAGCGACGCCACCGCCCGCAGCCTGA
- a CDS encoding PP2C family protein-serine/threonine phosphatase, protein MALRPRLDFRRSWRPGHAPALLVIPVALIVTVCVVDVLAPPHIHLGPLLVAAPAITVAFAGARVTALMGALAVAAQVLIGVLRGVLSTANIQAQITALIVVSIVCVTVCVVRDRRERQLQRVRSVAEAAQSVLLQPLPARTGPLRIAGLYIPAEEEAELGGDLYAVARTAHQSTRLLIGDVRGNGLSAINNAALLLGAFRAAAHRQATLPRLAIHLDAAFRWDTSQWRPQAEQDTNEDFATALLLDIPDHDPVVHLITCGHPPPLLLRGNHLTPLMAEASHLPIGFGGVFGMAAYDVQTFPFEVGDLLLLYTDGVIEARNAGGLFYPFTERAPEWTKNGPDELLRLLQDDLLAHVHGHLDDDAAVVAIRRLAV, encoded by the coding sequence ATGGCCCTTCGACCACGGCTGGATTTCCGGCGTTCCTGGCGGCCGGGTCACGCCCCCGCGCTGCTCGTGATCCCGGTGGCGCTGATCGTCACGGTCTGTGTGGTGGATGTGCTGGCTCCGCCGCACATCCACCTCGGCCCACTGCTGGTGGCGGCCCCCGCGATCACGGTGGCATTCGCCGGTGCCCGCGTGACCGCGCTCATGGGAGCTCTCGCGGTGGCGGCCCAGGTACTGATCGGGGTGCTCAGAGGGGTCCTGTCCACTGCCAACATCCAGGCCCAGATCACTGCCCTGATCGTCGTCTCCATCGTCTGTGTCACCGTCTGCGTGGTGCGGGACCGGCGTGAGCGGCAGTTGCAGCGGGTGCGGTCGGTGGCCGAGGCGGCGCAGAGTGTGCTGCTCCAGCCACTGCCCGCACGCACGGGCCCGCTGCGGATCGCCGGCCTGTACATCCCCGCCGAGGAAGAGGCCGAGCTGGGCGGAGACCTGTACGCGGTCGCACGGACCGCCCACCAGAGCACCCGGCTCCTCATCGGCGATGTGCGCGGCAACGGCTTGTCCGCGATCAACAACGCAGCCCTGCTGCTCGGCGCCTTTCGTGCAGCCGCCCATCGGCAGGCCACCCTCCCGCGCCTCGCCATCCACCTTGACGCAGCGTTCCGCTGGGACACCAGCCAGTGGCGACCACAGGCAGAGCAGGACACCAACGAGGACTTCGCCACTGCCCTGCTGCTCGACATCCCCGACCACGATCCGGTCGTCCACCTCATCACCTGCGGTCACCCACCGCCGCTCCTCCTGCGGGGGAATCACCTCACCCCGCTCATGGCCGAGGCGAGCCACCTCCCGATCGGATTCGGCGGGGTCTTCGGCATGGCCGCCTACGACGTTCAGACTTTCCCGTTCGAGGTCGGCGACCTGCTGCTCCTCTACACAGACGGCGTCATCGAAGCACGCAATGCCGGCGGACTCTTCTACCCGTTCACCGAACGGGCGCCCGAGTGGACCAAGAACGGCCCCGACGAACTGCTGCGTCTTCTCCAGGACGACCTGCTGGCCCACGTCCACGGACACCTCGACGACGACGCGGCCGTGGTCGCGATCCGCCGCCTGGCAGTCTGA
- a CDS encoding SRPBCC domain-containing protein, translating to MSEDRIERETLIAAPLERVWSLVAQPGFWVADKASLPGTVAREGESMVAKNAEHGDFPVRVEKVEPPTYLSYRWTSAFPGEELREDNSTLVEFTLTQEGDQTRLRVVESGFAALAGSEELRSQNLKDHSAGWPLELDALKTRAEQSTT from the coding sequence ATGAGCGAGGACCGAATCGAACGCGAAACCCTGATCGCAGCACCCCTGGAGCGGGTCTGGTCGCTGGTGGCCCAACCCGGGTTCTGGGTGGCCGACAAGGCGAGCCTGCCCGGCACCGTGGCCAGGGAAGGCGAGTCGATGGTGGCGAAGAACGCCGAGCACGGCGACTTCCCGGTGCGCGTGGAGAAGGTCGAGCCGCCGACATACCTGTCGTATCGCTGGACCAGCGCGTTCCCAGGAGAGGAACTGCGCGAGGACAACAGCACTCTCGTGGAGTTCACGTTGACCCAGGAGGGCGACCAGACGCGACTCCGCGTCGTCGAGAGCGGGTTCGCGGCGCTGGCCGGTTCCGAGGAGTTGCGCAGTCAGAACCTCAAAGATCACAGTGCAGGCTGGCCCCTGGAGCTCGACGCGCTCAAGACACGTGCCGAACAGTCCACCACGTGA